The Setaria viridis chromosome 6, Setaria_viridis_v4.0, whole genome shotgun sequence genome contains a region encoding:
- the LOC117861751 gene encoding uncharacterized protein, with amino-acid sequence MPITFLREEHWLHLLDPGSYLLVMCPTIDRVFLSEVLIDGGNSLNIIFTENLKRMAFNFEWLLPYEDPLYGIVPGKGSYPIRRVILLVTFSTLDNYRTEHLTFKVANFKTSYHAIFGRPMLARFMVFPNHTYLILKMPAPNSVLSIFGDVETSYKCDTKAV; translated from the coding sequence ATGCCAATAACCTTCTTAAGGGAGGAACACTGGTTGCACCTCCTGGACCCCGGGTCTTACCTGCTAGTTATGTGCCCCACTATAGACAGAGTCTTCCTCTCCGAGGTGTTGATCGATGGTGGCAACAGCCTCAACATTATATTCACTGAGAACCTGAAGCGCATGGCCTTCAACTTCGAGTGGCTTCTTCCCTATGAAGACCCATTATACGGCATAGTACctggcaaaggatcctatcctatcaGGAGAGTCATCCTGCTGGTCACGTTCAGCACCCTAGACAACTACCGCACCGAGCACCTCACCTTCAAGGTTGCCAACTTCAAGAcgtcctaccatgccatctttggtaGACCAATGCTGGCGAGGTTCATGGTTTTCCCAAACCatacctacctcatcctcaagatgccggCTCCAAACAGTGTCCTCTCCATCTTCGGTGATGTTGAAACATCCTACAAGTGTGACACGAAAGCCGTGTAG